TGGACCAGCGACCTGCACCGCTCCGAGGGCTACCTCCAGACGCTCCACGCGCACGGCCTCGGCGACCCGGGACCGCTCCACGTCACCGAGCACTACGGCGTACGCGCCGGGGAGCGAGCCATGCACCGGCTCCTGGACCTCGACGACCCCCCGACGGCGGTGCTCTGCTACTCCGACGAGATGGCGATCAGCGCGCTCCAGGCCGCCACGTCGCGCGGACTGCGCGTGCCGGACGACCTGAGCCTCGTGGGCATCGACGGCCACCCCCTCGCCGCCCTCTTCGGCATCACCACCGTCGACCAGCACGTCCGCGACCAGGCCCGGCTCGCCGGCGAGATGGCGCTGCGGCTGCTGGGGGGCGAGCCTCTCGAGGATCCGGCGATCATCGTGGAGTCCGAGCTCGTGGTCCGCTCCTCCACGGCGCCTCCGCCGGCCGGCTGACCGGCCGGGGCCCGCCGTGACCGGCCGTGGCCCGCTGGACAGCCTTCTTGCCAAACACCCTCCGACCCGACTAGACCGGTCCCGGGCACAGCGACAGGAGGGTGCATGAGCAGATCCGGGACCTCATCCGTTCGACACGGGGGCCGAAGGCGACGGGCGGGTGTGGCCGGGGCGCTGCTCCTCGTCTCGGGGCTCCTCGCCGCGTGCTCCGGCGACGACTCCGGCACGCCGACCCTGATCTGGTACACCAACCCCGACACCGGCGGGCAGGCCGCCGTCGCCGAGGAGTGCTCCACCGACCGCTACGAGATCACCACCGAGGTCCTCCCGCAGGACGCCAACCAGCAGCGGATCCAGCTCGCCCGCCGACTGGCGGCCAAGGACCCCGACATCGACCTGATGAGCATCGACCCGCCGTTCACGGCCGAGTTCGCCGACGCGGGCTACCTCGCCGAGATCCCGCAGCAGATGCAGCAGACCTTCCGTGAGCAGGCATTCCAGAGCGCGGCAGAGGCGGCCACGTGGGACGACCAGCTGGTGGTGGCGCCGTTCTGGTCCAACACGCAGGTGCTCTGGTACCGCAAGTCCTTCGTCGACAAGGCCGGGATCGACATGAGCCAGCCCGTCACGTGGCAGCAGGTCATCGAGGCCGCCGGCAAGAACGACGGCCGGATCGCCGTCCAGGCCAACAAGTACGAGGGCTACTCCGTGTGGGTCAACGCGCTCATCGAGGGAGCGGGTGGACAGATCGCCACCAACACCGACGCGGGCGTCGACGCCGAGATCCAGATCGACTCCGAGGCCGGGCGGGAGGCCGCCGACGTCATCTCCGCCCTGGCGTCCTCGGACGCCTCGCCCGCCGACCTGTCGGTGTCCAACGAGGGCACGGCCGCCGCGACGTTCAGCAGCGACGCGGGGGCGTTCATGGTCAACTGGACGTTCATCTGGGGCAACTATGGCGAGGACCGGCTCGGCGACGACATCGGTTTCGCCCGCTACCCGCGGACCGTCGAGGGTGAGGAGTCGACCCCGCCCTACGGCGGCATCGGGATCGGCGCCAGCGCCTTCTCCGACCACCGCGACCTGGCCGTCGAGGCGCTCGAGTGCCTGACCAGCCCCGAGAACCAGGCGATCAACGCCGAGCTGACCGGCAACATGCCCTCCAGCGCCGCCGGGTACGAGCAGCCGCAGGTGCAGAAGCTCTTCCCCGCCGACCTGATCCAGCTCTTCCAGGAGAGCCTGCAGGACGCCGCACCGCGCACGCTGACGCCGTACTGGAGCGACATCTCCGGCGCGATCCAGAGCACGTGGCACCCACCCAGCACCGTGGACGAGCAGACCCCCGAGGAGTCGGCCGAGTTCATCCGTGACGTCCTCGACGGAAGGAGCCTGCTGTGAGCACCGTGACCGCACCGCGGCGTGAGGACGTCCGGCAGGCGCAGGCGGCCGAGAGCGACCGGACCAAGTCCGAGAACCGGCTGGGCCTGCGCCTGGTCGCGCCAGCTGTCGTCTTCATGCTGCTGGTGACGGCCTGGCCGATGCTGCAGGCCCTCTACCTCTCGCTGTTCCGCTACCGCCTGACCGCGCCCGACGACCGTGAGTTCGTCGGGATCGCCAACTACACGACCGTCCTCACCGACCGGCTGTTCTGGCTCGACACCTGGAACACCGTGCTGATCATGGTCGTGACGGTAGCCGTCGAGCTGGTAATCGGCTTCGCCTTCGCCATGGTGATGCACCGGATCGTGTTCGCTCGCGGTGTCATCCGTACCTCGATCCTCATCCCCTACGGCATCATCACGGTGGTCTCGGCGTTCGCCTGGCAGTTCGCCTTCAGCCTCAACAACGGTTTCGTCAACAACTGGCTGCCGTTCGTGGACGAGAACTTCAACTGGTTCGGCGACCACTGGCCGGCGATGTTCGCGATCATGGTCTCGGAGATCTGGAAGACCACGCCGTTCATGGCGCTGCTGCTGCTGGCCGGCCTCTCGCAGGTCTCCGAGGACATGCTCGAGGCGGCCAAGGTCGACGGCGCCACCTGGTGGCAACGGTTGTGGAAGGTCATCCTCCCCAACATGCGCGCGGCGATCATGGTCGCGGTCCTGTTCCGGGCCCTCGACGCCTACCGCATCTTCGACAACATCTTCGTGATGACCAAGGGGGCCCAGGAGACCGAGTCGGCGTCGTTCCTGACCTATCGACAGGTCATCGAGCAGGTGCAGCTCGGCCTGGGATCGGCACTGTCGGTGCTGCTGTTCCTGAGCGTCCTGCTGATCGCGTGGCTCATCGTCAAGCTGTTCAAGGTCGACCTGGCGCAAGCAAGGGGTGAGGGCTGATGAACCAGAAGACCAGCGTCGGCACCTGGATCGGCTTCGTGCTGATCCTGGGGTGGTGCCTGCTGCCGGTGGTGTGGATCATCTCGCTGTCGTTCAAGTCGGCAGAGGAGACGGCCGCGGGCAGCCCGCAGTTCCTGCCCAAGGACTTCACGCTGCAGAACTACGCCGACATCCTGGCCAACGAGGACTTCCTGCTGGCCCTGCGCAACTCGTTCGGGATCGCCGCGATCGCCACCGTGCTGGCCGTCATCTTCGCGACCCTGGCGGCCTACGCCATCGCGCGCCTCGAGTTCCGCGGCAAGCGCGTGGTGCTGTCCATGGCGCTGGCGATCGCCATGTTCCCGGTGGTGTCGCTCGTCGGTCCGCTGTTCGACATGTGGCGGACCTTCGGGCTGTTCAACACCTGGCCGGGCCTGATCATCCCCTACATGACGTTCACGCTGCCGCTGGCGATCTGGACGCTGTCGGCCTTCTTCCGCGAGATCCCCTGGGAGATGGAGCAGGCCGCCCAGGTCGACGGGGCGACGTCGTGGCAGGCCTTCCGCAAGGTGATCGTGCCGCTGGCGGCGCCGGGGGTCTTCACCGCGGCGATCCTGACGTTCTTCTTCGCCTGGAACGAGTTCGTCCTCGCCATCTCGCTCACCTCGACGACCGGGTCGCGCACCGTGCCCGCCCAGCTCTCGTTCTTCGTGGGACCCGACCCGTTCAATCCGCCCTACGGCCAGCTCGCCACGGCCTCGGTCGTGGTGACGGTCCCGATCATCGTCATCGTCCTGCTGTTCCAGCGCAGAATCGTCGCCGGCCTCACCTCCGGCGCAGTGAAGGGTTGATCTGATGTCCGCCATCACCATGAAGAACATCGTCAAGCGCTACGGCGACGGCTTCCCCGCGGTCAACGACGTGAGCATCGAGATCGGCGACGGGGAGTTCATGATCCTCGTCGGCCCCTCGGGCTGCGGGAAGTCCACCCTGCTGCGGATGATCGTCGGGCTCGAGGACATCACCTCCGGCGAGATGGTCATCGGCGACCGTACGGTCAACGACCTCGCGCCGCGCGACCGCAACCTGGCGATGGTGTTCCAGAACTACGCGCTCTACCCCCACCTGACGGTCTACGAGAACATCGCCTTCCCGCTGCGCCTCGCCGGGGCCGACGACGCGACGGTCGACGAGAAGGTCCGGGAGGCGTCGAAGACCCTCGAGCTCGACGAGCACCTCGAGCGCAAGCCCGGCAACCTCTCCGGCGGGCAGCGCCAACGGGTTGCCATGGGCCGCGCGATCGTGCGCGACGCCGAGGCGTTCCTCTTCGACGAGCCGCTGTCCAACCTCGACGCCAAGCTGCGCGGCCAGATGCGGACCGAGATCTCGCGACTCCAGAAGCGGCTGGGCATCACCACGGTCTACGTGACGCACGACCAGACCGAGGCCATGACGCTCGGGGACCGGGTCGCGGTCCTCAAGCGAGGAGTGCTGCAGCAGCTCGCGTCACCCCGCGAGCTCTACGAGAACCCCGGCAACCTCTTCGTCGCGGGGTTCATCGGCTCCCCGCCCATGAACTTCCTGCCCGCCGAGCTCGACGGGACGTCGCTGAAGCTGCCCTTCGGCACCGTCGACATCCCCGAGGAGAAGGCCGCCCCGGCGCGCGACAAGGGTCTGCTGATCGCCGGCATCCGGCCCGAGCACTTCGAGGACGCCGACGTGGTCGACCAGGACAAGCGGCAGGGTCACACCTTCAAGGCCCAGGTCGACGTCGTGGAGTGGCTCGGTGACAGCGCCTACGCCTACATCCCGTTCGACGCCCCGCCCGAGGTCGCCGACCAGCTCTCGCAGCTCGAGCGGGACCTCGACGGCGAGTCGATGCGCACCCAGCTCGTGGTGTCCCTCGATGGGTCGAGCCGGATCGGCGAGGGCGACGAGGCCGAGATCTGGGTGGACGCGACCCGAATCCACCTCTTCGACCCCTCGACGGGGGAGAACCTCACGGTCGACACCTCGCGCGCCGGCGAGATCCCCGGCCTCGAGGACCCCGAGGCCAAGGCCGAGGCCGAGCGGGCCGCCGACGAGGGCGAGGAGATCCACTCGGCGCGGCCGGCCGGCGACGCCTGATCAGCTGTCGCGGCCGGTGAGGCGCGTGAGCCGGCCCGCACGGGGAGGGCCCTTGCGGGTCACGGTGACGCCGGCCATCAGCGCCACGCCCTTGACCCGCACCACCGGCGAGTCGGCGGTCACCTCCGGGGGCACCTTGTCCCGGCCCTGGTCGAAGGCGCCCATGATCCCCACGCCCTCGACGATGACGTGGGTACGGGCGTCGACATAGATGTCGATCCCCGCCATCACGGCGTTGGCCCAGATCGTGGTCTCCCGTGCGGCGAAGGTGGCCTCACGCAGGTCGAGGGTCACCCCGCCCATGAGGGCGAAGGCGTTGTGTCGGGGCGGCACCAGCCAGGCACCCTTGCGGGTGCAGTCGCCCATGATCGACAGCGAGTTCTCCCAGGTGGCGGTGGCCGGCACGGTGTCGCGTGGCACAGCGGGTACCGCGGACTGCTGCGGGTGCCCGGGCAGGTCGATGGTGATGGGCACGAGGTCGGCGTAGGTCTTGGCGGCGTACGCCGCTTCCAGCCGCTCCTCCAGCTCGTCGAGGTCGAGACGCCCCTCCGCCGCCGCGTCGCGCAGGAGGTCGGCGACCTTGTGCCGGTCGGCGTCGGAGATGCGCATCCGGGACGGGTCCCCGGCCGACGGGTCGCCGGGTTCGAGCGGTCCTCCCATGCGGCCCAGCCTAGAGGGGGCCGACCCGGGCCGAGGTCCGTGCGCGGCCGAGCCGGAGACCGAGACCGGGCCGGCCTGATCCTGCCGCTCGCCCGAGCCGGCCGCCGACGTAGCATCGAGTGCTGTGACCAGCGCAGCCTCCGCCCCTGAGTTCCGGTACTCCGACCTCCTCCCCACCGCCGGCTCCAACGGCGCCGCGGAGACGCCCTACCGCCTCCTCACGACCGAGGGGGTCAGCACGGTCGAGGTCGACGGACAGACGTTCCTGCGGGTCGACCCGGAGGCGATCCGGCGGCTCACCGCCGAGGCGATGCACGACATCAGCCACTACCTGCGGCCCGGCCACCTCGCGCAGCTCCGCCGGATCATCGACGACCCCGACGCCTCCGGCAACGACCGCTTCGTGGCGCTGGACCTGCTCAAGAACGTCAACATCTCCGCCGGTGGCGTCCTGCCGATGTGCCAGGACACCGGCACGGCGATCGTCATGGGCAAGAAGTCCGAGCGGGTGCTCACCGGCGCCGACGACGGCGAGGCGATCTCTCAGGGCGTCTTCGACGCCTACACCGAGCTCAACCTGCGCTACTCGCAGCTGGCGCCCCTGACGACGTTCGAGGAGAAGAACACCGGCACCAACCTGCCGGCCCAGGTCGAGATCTACGCGACACCGGCCGGCGAGATCCCTGAGTACAAGTTCCTCTTCATGGCCAAGGGTGGCGGCTCGGCCAACAAGTCCTTCCTCTTCCAGGAGACCAAGGCCGTCCTCAACCCCTCCCGCCTGATGGAGTTCCTCGACGAGAAGATCCGCTCGCTCGGCACGGCCGCCTGCCCGCCCTACCACCTCGCCGTGGTGATCGGCGGTACGTCGGCGGAGTACGCGCTCAAGACGGCCAAGCTGGCCTCGGCCCACTACCTCGACGACCTCCCGACCGAGGGGTCGATGAGTGGCCACGGGATCCGCGACACCGGGCTCGAGGAGCAGGTCTTCGAGCTGACCCAGTCCTTCGGCATCGGCGCGCAGTTCGGCGGCAAGTACTTCTGCCACGACGTCCGGGTGATCCGGCTGCCACGGCACGGGGCCTCCTGCCCCGTCGCGCTGGCGGTGTCGTGCTCCGCGGACCGGCAGGCGCTCGGCAAGATCACCCCGGAGGGGGTGTTCCTCGAGCAGCTGGAGACCGACCCGGCGCACTACATGCCGGACGCCGGCGTCTCCGACGAGATCGCCGGCGGCGAGGTGGTGCAGGTCGACCTCAACCGGCCGATGCCCGAGATCCTGGCCGAGCTCTCACAGCACCCCGTGAAGACCAGGCTCTCCCTCACCGGTCCGCTCGTCGTCGCCCGCGACATCGCCCACGCCAAGATCAAGGAGCGGCTCGACGCCGGCGAGCCGATGCCGGCGTACCTGCAGGACCACCCGGTCTACTACGCCGGTCCCGCCAAGACCCCGACCGGGATGGCCTCGGGCTCCTTCGGGCCCACGACCGCGGGTCGCATGGACTCCTACGTCGACCAGTTCCAGGCCGCTGGCGGATCGATGGTCATGCTGGCCAAGGGCAACCGGTCGAAGCAGGTGACCGAGGCGTGCGGCCGCCACGGCGGTTTCTACCTCGGCTCGATCGGCGGTCCGGCCGCCCGGCTGGCGCAGGACTGCATCCGGTCGGTGGAGGTGCTCGAGTACCCCGAGCTCGGCATGGAGGCCGTGTGGAAGATCGAGGTGGAGGACTTCCCGGCCTTCATCGTGGTCGACGACAAGGGCAACGACTTCTTCACCGACCCCGCCGGCACGACGACGGTGCCGCTCAGCGGGATCAGGGTGCGCTCGGCGCAGTAGCCGCCGGCGGGGCGCTCCGGCCGTCGGGCAGCGAGCCCGCCAGGACGCGGGCAGCACGGGCGATCCGGTGGCCCAGCGGATCGGCGCCGAAGCCCACCGCGTCCTGCTGGGCACCACCGACGAAGACCGGCACGCTGGCGGCCTCGCGGCGCAGGACGTCCACAGCGCCACGGGTCGTCGGCAGGTCGTCCGTGGTCGGCACCGCCATCACCACCGAGACCGCGCTGCGGGAGCGGACGGCGTCGAGCCAGCTGTCCTGCGGCACGTCCGCGCCGAGGTAGACGACGGTGACACCCGCACGCCGCAGCGCGACGGCGAACGCCAGCACCCCCAGCTCGTGCCGGCACCCGCTGGCCAGGCCGACGGCGACCGGTGCGGTGGTCTCGGCGTACCCCGTGGCGTCGAAGAGCGCGGCGAGCCGCCGGTGGACACCGGCGCTCACGAAGTGCTCGCCCGCCACCCCCACCCACCCGTCTTCCCAGGCACCCCCGAGGGCCCGGAGCGAGGGCATGAGCCACCCGTCCACGATCTGCTCGAAGCTCCCCGCGGCGAAGCCAAGGTCGAGCGTCCGGTTGAGCGCCTGCTCGTCCAGGTCCCGTCCGGCGAGGACGAGGGAGTCCACGTCAGCCGCGGGCTCGCGCTCGGGTGGGGGGTCGGCCCTCGCGGTCTTCGCCCGGCGTGCGGCCTGCGCAGGCGACCATCCCGCGTCGACGAGGGCCTTCATCAGCGCCAGCCGGCGGATCGCCGCCTCGTCGTAGAGCCGGTAACCGCCTTCTGAGCGGGCGGGCGCCACGACGCCGTAGCGCCGCTCCCAGGCACGCAGCGTGTCGGGCGAGATGCCGACTCGCTCCGCCGCACGCTTGACGGTGATCACTGCTCCGACCTTACTCCTCGCGGCGGAGAAGTCAGGTGGGACAAACACTGGACGAACTGCGGACCGTGTGGTGAAGTGGACGATTACCTACTTGGGACGAAGCTGTGACACACGACCGCGAGCCTGCCGACGCCGACTGCCGTGCCGGCCGTGCGCCGGGCCCCGTCCCGAGCAGGCTCCCCCTTTCCTCCCCTGGTGCTGATCCCCCTGAGTGACCGGGCCCGGCCTCGGGGCCGGGCCCGCGTCACGAAGGGGTGAGCCCACCACCTCCGGTCGCTCCGTAGCCTGTCCGTCGTGGAGTACGTCGAGCTGGCGCGCGCGGAGTCCGAACGCGGTGAGCTGGTGCTGCGCGACCGCCGGGAGGCGGACGGTGCGTCGGTGCTCGAGCTCCGGGTCAACGGCATTTTCGTCATGGACTCCGCCGAGGTCTCCAGCGAGCAGGCGCTCGCGGAGGCGGCGCTGGCCCGGGTGGCCCAGCCGCGCGACGTGCTGGTCGGCGGCCTGGGGCTCGGCTACACCGTGCACGCGGTGACGGCGGACCGACGGGTCGAGCGCTGCACGGTGGTCGAGGTCGAGGAGGCCCTGGTGGGCTGGATGCGCGACGGGACGGTCCCGCACGGCCCCTCGGTGCTGGCCGACGACCGCGTGCGGGTGGTCGTCGCCGAGCTGGGGTCCGCCGTCGCGGAGGCGCGAGACGAGGGCTTCGACCTGGTGCTCCTCGACGTGGACAACGGTCCCCACTTCCTGGTCCACGACGGAAACGCCCGGCTCTACCGGACCGACTTCGTCCGGCAGACGCGACGCATCATCCGGCCCGGTGGCGCGATGGCGGTGTGGTCGATGGACCGGGCCGCGGACGTGCTCGACGCCCTGGAGTCGGTCTTCGACGAGGTCGAGGCCGTCCCCTGCCCGGTGCGACTCCAGGAGCGCGACGAGACGTACTGGTTGCTCGTCGGTACGGTCGCCCCATGAGCGACGACTACCGGATCGAGCACGACTCCATGGGCGAGGTGCGTGTCCCGGCGGACGCGCTGTGGCGGGCCCAGACCCAGCGCGCCGTGCAGAACTTCCCGATCAGCGGCACGCCGCTCGAACCGCGGCTGGTGCGCGCGCTCGCGCTGGTGAAGCAGGCGGCCGCCCGGGCCAACGGCGCACTCGGGGTGCTGGAGGGCGATCAGGCTGAGCGGATCGAGCAGGCGGCGGCGTCGGTGGCGGCAGGCGAGCACGCCGACCAGTTCCCGGTCGACGTCTTCCAGACCGGCTCCGGCACGAGCTCCAACATGAACATGAACGAGGTGCTGTCCACCCTCGCCGGCGAGGGCGTGCACCCCAACGACCACGTCAACGCCAGCCAGTCCAGCAACGACACCTTCCCGACGGCGATCCACGTCGCCGCCGCCCTCGCGGTGGTCGAGGACCTGCAGCCCGCCCTCGCCGTCCTCCACGACAGCCTCGCGGCGAAGTCCGAGGAGTTCTCCGGGCTGGTGAAGTCGGGTCGCACCCACCTCATGGACGCCACCCCGGTGATGCTCGGCCAGGAGTTCGGCGGGTACGCCGCCACGCTGGCGCTGGCGGCCGAACGGCTCGACGCCGTGCTGCCGCGGGTGCGCGAGCTGCCGCTCGGCGGGACGGCCGTGGGCACCGGCATCAACACTCCCGAGGGGTTTGCAGCGCGGGCGATCGAGGCTCTCGCCGAGCTGTCGGGGCAGCCGTTCACGGAGGCCCGCGACCACTTCGAGGCGCAGGGCACGCGGGACTCGCTCGTGGAGCTGAGCGGGGTGTTGCGCACCATCGCGGTCGGGCTCACGAAGATCTGCAACGACCTGCGCTGGATGGCCAGCGGGCCGACGACGGGCCTCGCGGAGATCAGGCTGCCCGACCTGCAGCCGGGCTCGAGCATCATGCCGGGCAAGGTGAACCCGGTGCTGCCCGAGGCGACGCTGATGGTGTGTGCCCAGGTGGTCGGCAACGACGCCACGGTCACCACGGCGGGTGCCGCCGGCAGCTTCGAGCTCAACGTGATGCTGCCCGTCATCGCCCGGAACGTGCTGGAGTCGGTGCGGCTGCTCGCCAACGCCAGCCGGGTCCTGGCGGAGCGGTGCGTCGACGGCATCGAGCCCGACGCCGAGCGGATGCGCGGCTACGCCGAGTCCTCACCCTCGATCGTGACGCCGCTCAACAAGCTCATCGGCTACGAGGAGGCCGCCAAGATCGCCAAGCAGGCGATGGCCGACGGCGCCACGATCCGCGACACGGTGATCGCGATGGGCTACGTCGAGCGCGGCGACCTCACCGAGGAGCAGCTCGACACAGCGCTCGACGTGGAGTCGATGACCCGCCCCTGATCCCCCGTATGGGGCATGTCACCGGGGTGCCGGGGCTTCGATACTCCCTCTCATTCGACGCGTGCGCCGGCGCGCGTCACGGGGGAACGAAGGTCGACCATGACCCACCTCGCACGGCTGCTCGCGACCGCCACCGCTGTCGCCATGGCAGTCGCACTCGCTCCGACACCCGCCAGCGCCGAGGTCTCAGCCACGGTCAGCGTGGGACCGGCCACCGCGATCGAGGGCGAAGCTCTGCAGTTCCCCGTCACGCTCTCCGACCCGCTGCCCCACACCGTCTCCGTGCAGCTCTCGACCGAGGACGGCACCGCGACCGCGGGGGCCTTTGGTGACTACATCGCTCAGACTGATGTCGAGGTCGTCTTCCCGCCAGGCACCACTGTCGCCGCTTTTGAAGTGCCGACCCGGCGAGACGGCGATGTCGAGCCGGACGAAACGCTCACGGCTAGATTCAACACTGACACCGCATCGTTGCCGCTGGAGAACACGAGCGCCACAGGGACCATCCAGGACGCCACGCCTGAGCTTCGGATCGGACCCGCCACCGCCGACGAGGGCGAGACCCTTCGGTTCCCCCTCACCCTCTCCCGCCCCAGCTCCAGCGCGATCACCGTCAGGTTCCGTACCGAGGACGGCACCGCCGTCGCCGGGGACTTTGGTGACTACGAGGCCCGATCAGACGTCTCCGTCACCTTCCTCCCAGGCACCACCAGTGCCACCTTCGACGTACCCACGCGCCTGGACTCACACACCGAGGACGACGAAACCCTCACCGCCCGCCTCACCAGCGGCGTCGGCTTCTTCGCCACCCCCGTCTTCACCGCCACCGGCACCATCCAGGACGCCACGCCGGTGTTCCGGATCGGACCCGCCACCGCCGACGAGGGCGAGACCCTGCGGTTCCCCCTCACCCTCTCCCGCCCCAGCTCCAGCGCGATCACCGTCAGGTTCCGTACCGAGGACGGCACCGCCGTCGCCGGGGACTTTGGTGACTACGAGGCCCGATCAGACGTCTCCGTCACCTTCCTCCCAGGCACCACCAGTGCCACCTTCGACGTACCCACGCGCCTGGACTCACACACCGAGGACGACGAAACCCTCACCGCCCGCCTCACCAGCGGCGTCGGCTTCTTCGCCACCCCCGTCTTCACCGCCACCGGCACCATCCAGGACGCCACGCCGGTGTTCCGGATCGGACCCGCCACCGCCGACGAGGGCGAGACCCTGCGGTTCCCCCTCACCCTCTCCCGCCCCAGCTCCAGCGCGATCACCGTCAGGTTCCGTACCGAGGACGGCACCGCCGTCGCCGGGGACTTTGGTGACTACGAGGCCCGATCAGACGTCTCCGTCACCTTCCTCCCAGGCACCACCAGTGCCACCTTCGACGTACCCACGCGCCTGGACTCACACACCGAGGACGACGAAACCCTCACCGCCCGCCTCACCAGCGGCGTCGGCTTCTTCGCCACCCCCGTCTTCACCGCCACCGGCACCATCAGGGATGTTCCCGACTCCGACGGCGACGGCGTCGCTGACACCACCGACAACTGCCCCCACACCCCCAACCCCACCCAAACCGACACCGACACCGACGGCACCGGCGACGCCTGCGACCCCGACGACGACAACGACACCGTCGACGACACCACCGACAACTGCCCCCCCCCACACCCCCAACCCCACCCAAACCGACACCGACACCGACGGCACCGGCGACGCCTGCGACCCCGACGACGACAACGACACCGTCGACGACACCACCGACAACTGCCCCCACACCCCCAACCCCACCCAAACCGACACCGACACCGACGGCACCGGCGACGCCTGCGACCCCGACGACGACAACGACACCGTCGACGACACCACCGACAACTGCCCCCACACCCCCAACCCCACCCAAACCGACACCGACGGCGATGGGGTCGGAGACGTGTGCGACGACGTACCCGGCTCGACGCCGGGGTCGGTCATCGGGCTAGGGGTCACGACGGGGGGCCAGCACATGGCGGTGACGGCTCACCATCGACGGGGGCAGAGCTTCGGCGCGGTCGCGTACCACGATCCCGCGGCCGGCCTCCGCCTGGTGTCGACGACCTTGACGTTGGTCCAGGTAGTGGGCCGCAGCGCTGTCGTGGCTGGGACGGGCCGCGTCAACGGTCAACCCGTCGAGTTCAGGCTCTCCGTCGAGGACGTGCCTGCTGGTCCGGACAGGACGCGCGTCACCTGGCGCGGGTACTCCGCTGACGGCGCGCTTGCCTGGGGCAACCTCTGGGTCCGGCCCTGAGCATTGCGGCGAGCCGGACTGAGACGGCTCAGTACCAGTTGTTGGCCTGCTTGAAGGACCAGGCGCTGCAGGGCGAGCCGTAGGCGTCGCGGATGTAGTCGAGGCCCCAGCGGATCTGAGCCTCGGCGGAGGTGTAGTAGTCCGGCGGCAGGTCGTGCATCGAGGTGAGCGCCTGCGGGATGCCGTAGGCCGACGAGGTCGGGTTGTCGGCGTCGATGCGCCAGTTGCTCTCACTGATGTAGAGCTGGTCGAGGCAGGAGAACTGGTCGGCCGAGAAGCCGTACTTCGGCAGCAGCGCCCGGGCGATGTCGCGGGGGTCGGCCTCCGAGAGCTTCTCGCTGCGGGTCACGGCCTGGCCCTCACCGGAGTCGAGCGCAGCCTCCTTGGCGTCGTCGCGACGGTCGCGGCTGTCCGAACGAGACACGACCTCGGCGCGGTCGTCCACCTCGGCCTCGGTGAGCGGGGCTGCCAGCGCGGCACCGACCTGGCTGCTGGCGACGACGTCAGCGCCGGCCAGGCCGTTGGTGACGGCCACACCGGTCGCCGCGGCAGCCACGGTCCCGAACACGGCGGTGTTGCGCACCAGCGTGCGCGGCGCAGCCTTGACCAGGGAGGTGGAGCGGGTCTGGCGGTGCCGGGGGACGTACTTCTGCTTCGC
The genomic region above belongs to Nocardioides coralli and contains:
- a CDS encoding MerR family transcriptional regulator yields the protein MITVKRAAERVGISPDTLRAWERRYGVVAPARSEGGYRLYDEAAIRRLALMKALVDAGWSPAQAARRAKTARADPPPEREPAADVDSLVLAGRDLDEQALNRTLDLGFAAGSFEQIVDGWLMPSLRALGGAWEDGWVGVAGEHFVSAGVHRRLAALFDATGYAETTAPVAVGLASGCRHELGVLAFAVALRRAGVTVVYLGADVPQDSWLDAVRSRSAVSVVMAVPTTDDLPTTRGAVDVLRREAASVPVFVGGAQQDAVGFGADPLGHRIARAARVLAGSLPDGRSAPPAATAPSAP
- a CDS encoding spermidine synthase; its protein translation is MEYVELARAESERGELVLRDRREADGASVLELRVNGIFVMDSAEVSSEQALAEAALARVAQPRDVLVGGLGLGYTVHAVTADRRVERCTVVEVEEALVGWMRDGTVPHGPSVLADDRVRVVVAELGSAVAEARDEGFDLVLLDVDNGPHFLVHDGNARLYRTDFVRQTRRIIRPGGAMAVWSMDRAADVLDALESVFDEVEAVPCPVRLQERDETYWLLVGTVAP
- a CDS encoding class II fumarate hydratase produces the protein MSDDYRIEHDSMGEVRVPADALWRAQTQRAVQNFPISGTPLEPRLVRALALVKQAAARANGALGVLEGDQAERIEQAAASVAAGEHADQFPVDVFQTGSGTSSNMNMNEVLSTLAGEGVHPNDHVNASQSSNDTFPTAIHVAAALAVVEDLQPALAVLHDSLAAKSEEFSGLVKSGRTHLMDATPVMLGQEFGGYAATLALAAERLDAVLPRVRELPLGGTAVGTGINTPEGFAARAIEALAELSGQPFTEARDHFEAQGTRDSLVELSGVLRTIAVGLTKICNDLRWMASGPTTGLAEIRLPDLQPGSSIMPGKVNPVLPEATLMVCAQVVGNDATVTTAGAAGSFELNVMLPVIARNVLESVRLLANASRVLAERCVDGIEPDAERMRGYAESSPSIVTPLNKLIGYEEAAKIAKQAMADGATIRDTVIAMGYVERGDLTEEQLDTALDVESMTRP
- a CDS encoding thrombospondin type 3 repeat-containing protein; translation: MTPPTTAPTPPTPPKPTPTPTAPATPATPTTTTTPSTTPPTTAPPHTPNPTQTDTDTDGTGDACDPDDDNDTVDDTTDNCPHTPNPTQTDTDTDGTGDACDPDDDNDTVDDTTDNCPHTPNPTQTDTDGDGVGDVCDDVPGSTPGSVIGLGVTTGGQHMAVTAHHRRGQSFGAVAYHDPAAGLRLVSTTLTLVQVVGRSAVVAGTGRVNGQPVEFRLSVEDVPAGPDRTRVTWRGYSADGALAWGNLWVRP
- a CDS encoding lytic transglycosylase domain-containing protein; translated protein: MSLAKQKYVPRHRQTRSTSLVKAAPRTLVRNTAVFGTVAAAATGVAVTNGLAGADVVASSQVGAALAAPLTEAEVDDRAEVVSRSDSRDRRDDAKEAALDSGEGQAVTRSEKLSEADPRDIARALLPKYGFSADQFSCLDQLYISESNWRIDADNPTSSAYGIPQALTSMHDLPPDYYTSAEAQIRWGLDYIRDAYGSPCSAWSFKQANNWY